One Chitinivibrionales bacterium genomic window, TTATCATTGAGTTCTGCCGGAACGCAGCCCTGAGATAAAAAAAGCGTCCTTATGGACGCTTTTTTTACAACCGCCAACGCATGACCGCGGTTATTTGGCCAGCTCCTTGAGTTTCCGGATCACGAGCAGCGCGTCGGGTCCGCTCACGCTTTTCTGCATCCCGAACTCGCCGTTCATCTCGGCGCTCATGACGCCTTTGTCAACCGCGTTGCAGATGGCGTTGTAGGCCGGGTGGGACGGATTGACGTCCGGGAACCTGCTCTCCGTTCCGAGGTGCTTGGTCGAAAGCGACGGGTCGCGCAGGATCGCGATGATCGCCTCCTCCACCACCATGGCGTATTCGCCGCGGTTTACGAGCTGGTCGGGATGGAAAGTGTGGTCGGGATAGGGTTCGAGCCCGCGTATCTTGAGGTCCACGATGTCGGTGATGAAGTTCTTTGCCCAATGGCCGCCGATGTCGGTGATGTCGGCCATTTTCACCGTGCTGTCAACCTTCATCTCGCGCGCGTCGGTGGGCGCCTTGTAGGAGTTGTCGTAGTTTTTGGGCCGCTTTTTCTCGATGAGCTTGTCGATCTGCAGCTCCGACACGAACAAAGCGGCGATGTCGGCGCGCGAGATCTTGTCGACAAGGGCGATCCGCTTGCCCACGTCGGTTCCCGGCGCAGCGCGTTCGATGTCCTGCACGAGCTTCCACTGGTCGTCGGCCTCCTTGGTCCAGTCCTTCTTGAGCTCGAGCACCTTCTTGAAATCGTCGGCTGCCTTGCCGAACTCGTAGGCCTTCTTGTAGCACACGCCGCGGCGGTAATATACTTCGGAGTTCTGCGGGTCGACCTTGAGCGCTTTCTCGTATTCGTTCTCGACGTCCTTGAGCCACTCCTTTGCGGGCTTGTCCTCGTTTTGCATGGTGATCACAATGGCCTTGGCTATGAAGCCGTCCACGATCTTGTTGTCGAGCGACTGGCACTTTTCAGCAAGTTTGATAGCTTCCTTGAAATCGCCCTTTTGCGCCGTGACCAGCGCGAGGCCGGCGTACGCGGGAGCGTATTTGGCGTCGAGCGACGTGGCAAGGTTGAATTCCTCCTTGGCCTTGTCGTATTTGCCGTCGTTGTAATACTTCATTCCCTCTTTGCAGTGGGAAAGGGGAGTGTCCATGTAGCCGCCGGCCTTGCGCGCCTTGGGCGCGCATCCCGTGACAAGCGACAGGACAATCGCCAACGCCATGAATTTCGTCAGCGTGATGAAGGCTGTTTTTTTCATAATTCTTTCCTTCCGGTGGTGGTGGTCCTCATTGGCTTATAGTAGTAGGTGTCTTATTGCTTTTTTGCCTTGCTTCATCCCTATGTTTTTTAAAAAATCCTGATCAATCAACAACCAGAATTACGCGGCATTCGGACAGGAACTTGAGGTTCTTCGCCGCGCTGCGAACGTCCGCCGCGTCGGTGTCCGAAATCACCACGTCGGTCGCGTTGTCGCCCTGTGCCTTGAGCGCCTTGATTTGCCCCGGGGAGGTTCCCACGCGGTCGGCGAACTGCTTGGCCGCCGCCTTCACATCCTTGGCGTATCCCACGATGCCGTACTTTATGGCCCACTCGCGAGACACGTACGCGCTGCCGTAGACTTCTTTTCCCGATTCGTCAATAATTTTCGGAGCAAGCGCGGGTTTAACTTTGAGGCCGTGGCAGTCGATGATGAGGCCCGAAAAGACAACGGCTTTCTTTGCCTTATTGCCCTCGAACGCAGTGATCGACGGCTTTTCACCGACCGTGGCACCAAGCAACATGTCATCGATACCTCCTACGCCGTCGAGGGGTATCTGCATGACGAGTTCAACCGAACCGTCCTGAAAATATTTCTCCTTGCCCTTCTGCTCGAACCCGCGCACAAAGCCGCTCACCTTGGTGGTGATCACGTCGCTCTTGACCATGAAGTTCTCGACCGTTGTGGTTGAATTGAGCAAAATTCCCTTGAGGGTTTCCAGGGCGGTGCGGATCGCGTTCAATTGCGCCGACCTGATCGCGCCGGCGCGCTGCGCGCCTTCCGGATGCTCGGGATTGGGGGCGCCGATGCCCTTTGCATAGATGATGCGGTTGGTCCAGTCGATGCAGCCGTCTCCCTGCTTGTCGGTGACGACGGTGTCGAGCACCGGCTGGATCTGCGCCATGGCCAGAGTGACGGAAAACAGTGCCGCCATCGCTGCGGTTAAGACTCTCTTCATAAACCCTCCTTAAAAAGGTAAGTAATGGTTTGTAAATTGTAATTCTCGTTAAGAATTTCCGCGGTAATTTCCCGCTTTAGGAAAGGGCAAACGTACCGTTAAAACACATAAATTTTATTATTCAAGCCCGGTTTATGCAATAAAAAGTGTGAAAAAAGTGTTTCATTATGATAATAAAGTATATCAAATTTCCCGCGTTTGTCTGTGATTGCCGTCACACGGCTGTTCTTGCATTGGTGAAGGCAACGCCCGGCGGTCACCTGTTCTTGCGCGCGATGCAGAACAGGTATCCCACGTATTTGAACCCTTCGAGCCGGTAGAAAACATCTATTTCCTTGTGGAACGCGACCTTGATTTTTTTGTCTGCGAAAAAGCCCTTCTTGTCTTCGAGCCTGCGCGCCAGGTGCGAATAATAATTGTCCCATCCGCTTTGTGGAAGTAGGCATAGAAGATGCACGTCGAACCCTGCCGCGGCAAGCATGGCGCGGTAGCGGGATTCCGACTCGTAGTGGTATTTTTCGTCCTCGAAAATGCGCCTCACCTCGTCGGGCACTTTTTCGGAAAGAAAAATAAGGTCCGAAAAGGCGAGCCACCCGCGCGGCGCAAGCCACCGGGCGGCGAGCGCAAGCCCTTTCTCGCGTGAAACGTAGGAGAGCACGCCGCCCTCGGCGAGAACCATGTCGAACGGGTGTTTCGAATAGTCGGCGGCCAGGATGTCGTCGGCCGTGAAGGTGATGAGGTGGCTCACACCCTTTTCCTCTGCAAACGACCGGGCCATTCCGATGTTCTCTTCGCTCATGTCAATGGCGTTCACCTTGCAGCGGAACTCCTGGGCAAGGGTGCACGCGCCTGCGCCGAACCCGCATCCCAGATCGAGGACGCGGCTGGCCGGGGTCAAAAGCGCGAAGCGGCCCGCGGCGAGCGTGCATTCCCTTCCGGCCGGGGAGGTGTAATTTGAATTGGGGTCTGTTACCATACGGAATGCTTTGCGGGAACCGGCGGTCGCAACGGCCGCTCACCGCACCTTGAGAAAGATGATGAGGCCCACCACGAGCAGGATCATGGAAATGATGTGAAACCGCCACGTGATTTTCGTGCGAATGTAGAATTCGTTTGCGTAAAATGGATTTTTTCTCATTTGGAACTGGAAATGATGGTGGATGGGCGCGCGCAGGAACATGCGCTTGCCCGTGGTACGGAACGAGACGATCTGGAGCACCACCGAGCAGAACTCGAGCACGAAAATGAATCCCACCACGGGCAGGAAAAAGGCAGCCTTGATGAAGATGAACATAATGCCGATGGTGCCGCCGAGGCCCACCGCGCCTGAATCGCCCATGATGATGGACGAGGGCGGCGCGTTGAACCATAAAAAGGCCAAAAGCGTGCCCACCATTGAACCGATGACCGGCAGTATCTCGTCCACACCGCCGATGAACGGGATGAGCAGGTAGCGGCTCCACACGGCATGACTTGACACATAGGCAATGACGCCCACGAAGAGGAAGCAGGTGATGAGCGGCACAGCGGCCAGGGTGTCGAAACCGTCCGTGAAGTTGACCCCGTTCGCCATCACCGCGATCACCAGCGTCATGAAAGGAATGAACAGCCAGAACGGCATATAGGGAAAATCTTTTGAAATGCTTAAAAACGGAATATTGATATACCCGTTGATGTTGGGAATATATTTGTAGGCCAGAAGCGCGACCACGCATGAAATAAGAATATAAAGGATAAGCCTGATATTGGCCGAGATGCCGTCGGCCTTGTACTGGTAATCCTGCTTGGTGATCAGCCCCTTGGACACGCGCGCCTTGTTGACCACCTTGGCGATATCGTCGATCGCGCCGATCACGCTGAAGAAAACATAGATCCCCAGCGCGGAAATGACATAGGAATTGAAGCGCGCGGTGATGACGCTCGTGACGGTGATGATGAACAGAAACAGGATGCCCGCGGGCATCACCGGGTCTGTTTTCCCTTTGATGGCCTCGAATTCCGTGTTGACATTGATCCTTTTTAAGAAGGCGATATAGGATGGGAAAAAAGCCATGGCGCAGAGAAAGGAAAAAATGGTGGCAACGCTCGTGGAGAAAAGCCTGCTGTTGAGCAGGTAAAGGTGGGTGTGTTGATACAAAAGGTCTAAGAACATTATTTTTCCGCTATGAAGCCGGTCCTTTCACCATTCAATAAATATATTATGGACGAAATTGGCATGTAAAATATACGTTTCGAACCGGAGATCGTGCGGCTTATGATTTTCAAAGGGGATGAGATTTTTTAATGATGAAATTTGGATTTGATACTATATTACCATCAAATTGCAAACCACAAAAAAAGACTCTCTCGCAAAGGACGTAATGGAAAGATAACCGCAGAGACACAGAGGCACAGAGAAAACAAATAGTCTGAAGTTGAGAGTTGAAAGTTAGATGGCGTTTTGTTTGTGTTGTTACTTTCAACTTTCAACCTTCAACCTCCAACTCTATGTTTGGTTTTCTCTGTACTTTTCTGCGGTGAATGGCACGGCCCGCGCATTGTCACTTCGTTCCATAAGGTAAGGTAGTGCGCGGCGCGCTTTTTATTATAGCGTTTGCCTTTTCCCCGCCACTTGGGGCGGGGTTCTTCAATTTCTTGATTATTAATGAAGAGGAGGACAACAATGGCAATAGACAATCACACACACACCGGCGCAAAAGGCGACGGCGGCAACGTGCTTTCCCCGGACCGGCTCAACGTGGGCAACGGCGCCCTGGTCGTTGACAAAGGCAAGATCGGGGCCGGCACCGCAACCCCGGCGTCTTCGCTCGAGGTGCGCTCGTCGGCAAACGACTATCCGCCGGTGATGCACGTGGAGTATTCCGGCACCGACGCGACGGACAAGATCGCGATACAGGGCGCTTCGGCTCCCCGGCCGGATTTCGGCACCGGCGGGTCGTTTCGGGGCGGCTGCACCGGCATCATCGCGCGCGCAGAGGCGCGCGGCGGCACCGGCGAACGGGTGGGGGGCGAGTTCTGGGCACAGTACGGAAGGGCCACCTACGCCATAAAGGCCACCACCTTCGGGTCGAACGACCCGGAGTCCGGGGTGCACATCGCGGGGTATTTTCACGCGGACCAGGAACAAAACCACGGCGATTTCTGGGCAGGTTATTTTCTCGGCCGGGTGCACATCAGCGAAAACGTGGGCATCGGAACGCGGGAGCCGGCCGCAAAGCTCCACGTGAGGGGTAATGTGAAGATCGCCGGGCAGGACAGCACGC contains:
- a CDS encoding S-layer homology domain-containing protein, which gives rise to MKKTAFITLTKFMALAIVLSLVTGCAPKARKAGGYMDTPLSHCKEGMKYYNDGKYDKAKEEFNLATSLDAKYAPAYAGLALVTAQKGDFKEAIKLAEKCQSLDNKIVDGFIAKAIVITMQNEDKPAKEWLKDVENEYEKALKVDPQNSEVYYRRGVCYKKAYEFGKAADDFKKVLELKKDWTKEADDQWKLVQDIERAAPGTDVGKRIALVDKISRADIAALFVSELQIDKLIEKKRPKNYDNSYKAPTDAREMKVDSTVKMADITDIGGHWAKNFITDIVDLKIRGLEPYPDHTFHPDQLVNRGEYAMVVEEAIIAILRDPSLSTKHLGTESRFPDVNPSHPAYNAICNAVDKGVMSAEMNGEFGMQKSVSGPDALLVIRKLKELAK
- a CDS encoding class I SAM-dependent methyltransferase, with product MVTDPNSNYTSPAGRECTLAAGRFALLTPASRVLDLGCGFGAGACTLAQEFRCKVNAIDMSEENIGMARSFAEEKGVSHLITFTADDILAADYSKHPFDMVLAEGGVLSYVSREKGLALAARWLAPRGWLAFSDLIFLSEKVPDEVRRIFEDEKYHYESESRYRAMLAAAGFDVHLLCLLPQSGWDNYYSHLARRLEDKKGFFADKKIKVAFHKEIDVFYRLEGFKYVGYLFCIARKNR
- a CDS encoding phospho-N-acetylmuramoyl-pentapeptide-transferase, yielding MFLDLLYQHTHLYLLNSRLFSTSVATIFSFLCAMAFFPSYIAFLKRINVNTEFEAIKGKTDPVMPAGILFLFIITVTSVITARFNSYVISALGIYVFFSVIGAIDDIAKVVNKARVSKGLITKQDYQYKADGISANIRLILYILISCVVALLAYKYIPNINGYINIPFLSISKDFPYMPFWLFIPFMTLVIAVMANGVNFTDGFDTLAAVPLITCFLFVGVIAYVSSHAVWSRYLLIPFIGGVDEILPVIGSMVGTLLAFLWFNAPPSSIIMGDSGAVGLGGTIGIMFIFIKAAFFLPVVGFIFVLEFCSVVLQIVSFRTTGKRMFLRAPIHHHFQFQMRKNPFYANEFYIRTKITWRFHIISMILLVVGLIIFLKVR